One genomic region from Salvia hispanica cultivar TCC Black 2014 chromosome 2, UniMelb_Shisp_WGS_1.0, whole genome shotgun sequence encodes:
- the LOC125207488 gene encoding uncharacterized membrane protein YuiD-like — translation MDEGGGSVNSTATPTGTEPSYPSNSIFSNYPLLSALFAFAIAQSLKLFSTWYKENNWDLKQLVGSGGMPSSHSATVAALAVAVGFQQGYGGSQFGLALILALVVMYDATGVRLHAGRQAEVLNQIIYELPSEHPLAESRPLRELLGHTPPQVVAGAALGLVTAATGHFLFNYGTRA, via the exons ATGGACGAAGGAGGGGGATCAGTTAATTCAACTGCGACGCCCACAGGAACGGAGCCGTCGTATCCTTCGAATTCCATTTTTTCCAACTATCCATTGTTATCAGCTCTTTTCGCCTTCGCGATTGCGCAGTCATTGAAGCTTTTCTCCACATG GTACAAGGAAAACAATTGGGATCTCAAGCAACTTGTTGGCTCTGGGGGCATGCCCTCGTCTCATTCAGCCACCGTTGCTGCTCTTGCAGTGGCCGTCGGTTTTCAACAGGGTTATGGAGGATCACAATTTGGCCTTGCACTTATCTTGGCACTTGTG GTGATGTACGACGCCACTGGAGTAAGATTGCACGCTGGGCGCCAAGCAGAG GTTttgaatcaaattatataCGAGCTTCCATCTGAACACCCTCTTGCTGAGAGCAGGCCCTTACGCGAGCTTCTTGGCCACACTCCTCCTCAA GTTGTTGCTGGTGCGGCGCTGGGATTGGTGACAGCAGCTACAGGCCATTTCCTCTTCAACTATGGCACCCGAGCTTGA
- the LOC125204844 gene encoding uncharacterized protein At3g61260-like: MRSIEEKGCVNSCPIEDNAGGSSCMIFDFKKGGGAVSRPSPHHRSSLGKPTPSKWDDAQKWLVNLSRGERNQAKASPRDSNADDRHLIASASRKEWAAEAEDGAGDGGDKYKNVECDESVWREGGKGESSPKSVVRAICLRDMGTEMTPIGSKEPSRAATPIRASSPTVSGSSSPVIRNTGRDTGPSPAPRIEEPVRDSGSTGHLSNGVKVDEIKVDDNSRALNPLEARAAAWEEAERAKYTARYKREEMRIEAWENHQKKKAEVENRKAEVKAEQLKSRAKEKLNQKIASTRRVAEERRAAAEAKLNENAMKTSERGDYIRRNGHLPSSFSFYFSSCGW; this comes from the exons atgagatccATAGAGGAAAAAGGGTGTGTGAACAGCTGCCCCATAGAAGATAATGCAGGTGGCAGCAGTTGTATGATCTTTGATTTCAAGAAGGGCGGCGGCGCGGTGAGCCGGCCATCGCCGCACCACCGCTCTTCATTGGGGAAGCCGACGCCTTCGAAATGGGACGATGCTCAAAAATGGCTTGTCAATCTGTCTAGAGGTGAGAGGAATCAAGCCAAGGCCTCGCCCCGCGACTCGAATGCCGATGACCGGCATTTGATCGCCTCCGCGTCTCGGAAGGAGTGGGCGGCCGAGGCCGAAGACGGGGCCGGGGATGGAGGGGATAAGTATAAGAATGTTGAGTGTGATGAGTCAGTGTGGAGAGAAGGGGGTAAGGGAGAGAGTAGCCCTAAATCAGTGGTGAGAGCTATATGTTTGAGGGATATGGGGACTGAGATGACCCCAATTGGGAGTAAAGAGCCCTCTCGGGCGGCTACTCCTATTAGGGCTAGTAGTCCAACTGTGTCGGGCTCATCTAGCCCTGTGATTCGTAACACTGGTCGAGATACTGGTCCCAGCCCGGCTCCGAGGATAGAGGAACCGGTCAGGGACAGTGGCTCGACCGGTCATTTGAGTAATGGTGTGAAGGTAGATGAGATTAAGGTCGATGACAATTCTAGGGCGTTGAATCCCTTGGAAGCTCGGGCTGCGGCTTGGGAGGAGGCCGAACGGGCCAAGTACACGGCAAG GTACAAACGTGAAGAGATGAGGATTGAAGCATGGGAAAATCATCAGAAAAAGAAGGCTGAGGTGGAGAATCGGAAAGCAGAG GTTAAAGCGGAGCAGCTGAAAAGCCGtgcaaaagaaaagttgaATCAGAAAATAGCAAGTACGCGAAGAGTAGCCGAGGAGAGACGCGCAGCCGCAGAAGCTAAACTCAATGAGAATGCGATGAAGACTTCGGAGAGAGGAGATTATATAAGAAGAAATGGCCATCTTCCCTCTTCTTTCTCATTTTACTTCTCCTCTTGTGGTTGGTAG
- the LOC125206002 gene encoding cyclin-dependent kinase G-2-like isoform X2 — MWGRESEVEMSKMENGYRRGDFERVRNGARDYERGQLRARGRAGWEARGKLRQKDAKEMNGGCHSTSSRSDSGNSGGEPRKCEAAVLAVDREPGELYSDGSDEAVDSGAQASRETDSKTMETSSHLSTLQTRKRKFSPIIWDRDDRETSRAIKSRSTLDTDPINESPELVKSNHDSPQLKPSANEKASATDDDEINDGGVNLEESPSIVDLRSGTAEVPSETYSQQSEGDQRVNSVETGTVDEDDYPPTRTIVSSRWASDAESPADEGEISDYEKMPKLRSKSSSELGDTREHSKSISPEIRQVRREGSETTRGRSSGSVEHIRSSSRDSYQENDDINDYMETDDNHNHDGASINESETESEDYPDSPITPDPAQPPQRSVNMLQGCRSVDEFERLNKIDEGTYGVVFRARDKKTGEIVALKKVKMEKEREGFPLTSLREINILLSFDYPSIVDVKEVVVGSNLDSIFMVMEYMEHDLKALMETMKQPFSQSEVKCLMIQLLEGVKYLHDNWVLHRDLKTSNLLLNNRGELKICDFGLARQYGSPLKPYTHLVVTLWYRAPELLLGAKLYSTAIDMWSLGCIMAELLSKEPLFNGKTEVEQLDKIFRILGTPNETIWPGFSKLPGVKVNFVKHQYNLLRRKFPATSFTGSPVLSDAGFDLLNRLLTYDPDKRISAEEALNHEWFREVPLPKSKEFMPTFPAHHAQDRRMRRVMKSPDPLEEQRRKELQQGELGTAGLFGQ, encoded by the exons ATGTG gGGCCGCGAGAGTGAAGTTGAGATGTCGAAGATGGAAAATGGGTATAGAAGAGGGGATTTTGAACGGGTTAGGAATGGAGCTCGGGACTATGAAAGAGGTCAGCTACGGGCTCGGGGTCGAGCTGGCTGGGAAGCCAGGGGCAAGCTCAGACAAAAGGATGCCAAAGAAATGAATGGTGGATGCCACTCCACTTCCAGTCGAAGTGATTCTGGAAATAGTGGTGGTGAACCAAGGAAATGTGAGGCTGCAGTATTAGCTGTGGATCGAGAGCCTGGGGAGCTTTATAGCGATGGGTCTGATGAGGCAGTTGATTCAGGAGCTCAAGCTAGTAGAGAAACTGATTCTAAAACTATGGAGACTTCTAGCCATTTATCTACTCTCCAGACCAGGAAGCGGAAGTTCTCGCCTATTATTTGGGATAGAGATGATAGGGAGACAAGTAGAGCTATCAAAAGTAGGAGTACTTTGGATACTGATCCTATCAATGAATCGCCAGAATTGGTTAAGTCTAATCACGACTCGCCTCAGCTTAAACCTAGTGCAAATGAGAAGGCTTCAGCCACAGATGATGATGAGATTAATGATGGTGGGGTTAATTTAGAAGAATCACCTTCTATTGTTGACTTGAGATCTGGAACAGCTGAAGTCCCTTCGGAAACATATTCACAGCAATCTGAAGGAGATCAGCGGGTTAATAGCGTGGAAACGGGGACAGTTGATGAAGATGATTATCCACCCACACGAACCATAGTATCTTCTCGTTGGGCTAGTGATGCTGAGTCTCCAGCTGATGAAGGTGAGATTTCTGACTATGAAAAGATGCCTAAACTGAGGAGCAAGTCCAGTTCAGAGTTAGGTGATACAAGGGAACATAGTAAATCAATAAGTCCAGAAATCAGGCAGGTCAGAAGAGAAGGTTCTGAAACGACTAGAGGGAGGTCCTCAGGGTCGGTGGAACACATTAGGTCTTCCAGTAGAGATAGTTACCAAGAAAACGATGACATCAATGACTACATGGAGACTGATGATAATCACAATCATGATGGTGCTAGCATCAATGAGTCTGAAACTGAGTCTGAGGACTATCCTGATTCTCCTATTACACCGGATCCAGCACAACCCCCGCAAAGGAGTGTGAATATGCTTCAAGGATGCAGAAGTGTTGATGAGTTTGAGAGACTCAACAAGATAGACGAAGGTACTTATGGGGTCGTGTTTAGGGCCAGGGATAAGAAGACTGGAGAAATTGTTGCTTTGAAGAAGGTGAAGatggagaaagagagagaagggttTCCCTTAACGTCACTCCGGGAAATAAACATTCTTCTATCTTTTGATTACCCCTCGATTGTGGATGTGAAAGAAGTGGTTGTGGGCAGCAACCTTGACAGCATATTTATGGTAATGGAGTACATGGAACATGATCTTAAGGCATTGATGGAGACTATGAAGCAACCTTTTAGTCAAAGTGAAGTTAAATGTCTGATGATTCAGCTTTTAGAAGGTGTCAAGTATCTCCACGATAACTGGGTGCTTCACCGGGATCTAAAGACATCCAATTTGCTCTTAAACAATCGTGGTGAGTTGAAGATTTGTGACTTTGGTCTAGCTCGTCAGTATGGCAGTCCATTGAAACCATATACCCATTTGGTAGTCACCCTTTGGTACAG GGCGCCAGAACTTCTTTTGGGAGCCAAACTATATTCCACGGCAATAGATATGTGGTCTCTGGGGTGTATTATGGCTGAGCTATTATCAAAGGAACCACTATTCAATGGGAAGACAGAGGTTGAGCAACTGGACAAG ATATTCAGGATCCTTGGCACTCCAAATGAGACAATCTGGCCTGGGTTTTCAAAACTTCCGGGAGTCAAGGTGAACTTCGTCAAGCATCA GTATAACCTATTAAGGAGGAAGTTCCCAGCAACTTCTTTCACCGGGTCACCTGTTCTCTCTGATGCTGGATTCGACCTCTTGAACAGGCTTCTGACATACGATCCTGATAAG CGTATCAGTGCTGAAGAAGCTCTCAATCATGAATGGTTCCGCGAAGTTCCTCTTCCAAAGTCAAAGGAGTTTATGCCTACTTTTCCTGCTCACCATGCACAAGACAG GCGTATGCGAAGAGTAATGAAGAGCCCCGACCCATTGGAAGAGCAACGGAGAAAAGAGTTGCAACAAGGAGAACTGGGCACTGCTGGTCTCTTTGGTCAATAG
- the LOC125206002 gene encoding cyclin-dependent kinase G-2-like isoform X4, with protein MAAGKRGGYRENEYRGRESEVEMSKMENGYRRGDFERVRNGARDYERGQLRARGRAGWEARGKLRQKDAKEMNGGCHSTSSRSDSGNSGGEPRKCEAAVLAVDREPGELYSDGSDEAVDSGAQASRETDSKTMETSSHLSTLQTRKRKFSPIIWDRDDRETSRAIKSRSTLDTDPINESPELVKSNHDSPQLKPSANEKASATDDDEINDGGVNLEESPSIVDLRSGTAEVPSETYSQQSEGDQRVNSVETGTVDEDDYPPTRTIVSSRWASDAESPADEGEISDYEKMPKLRSKSSSELGDTREHSKSISPEIRQVRREGSETTRGRSSGSVEHIRSSSRDSYQENDDINDYMETDDNHNHDGASINESETESEDYPDSPITPDPAQPPQRSVNMLQGCRSVDEFERLNKIDEGTYGVVFRARDKKTGEIVALKKVKMEKEREGFPLTSLREINILLSFDYPSIVDVKEVVVGSNLDSIFMVMEYMEHDLKALMETMKQPFSQSEVKCLMIQLLEGVKYLHDNWVLHRDLKTSNLLLNNRGELKICDFGLARQYGSPLKPYTHLVVTLWYRAPELLLGAKLYSTAIDMWSLGCIMAELLSKEPLFNGKTEVEQLDKIFRILGTPNETIWPGFSKLPGVKVNFVKHQLPALGDSGITY; from the exons atgGCTGCTGGAAAACGTGGTGGTTacagagaaaatgaatataggGGCCGCGAGAGTGAAGTTGAGATGTCGAAGATGGAAAATGGGTATAGAAGAGGGGATTTTGAACGGGTTAGGAATGGAGCTCGGGACTATGAAAGAGGTCAGCTACGGGCTCGGGGTCGAGCTGGCTGGGAAGCCAGGGGCAAGCTCAGACAAAAGGATGCCAAAGAAATGAATGGTGGATGCCACTCCACTTCCAGTCGAAGTGATTCTGGAAATAGTGGTGGTGAACCAAGGAAATGTGAGGCTGCAGTATTAGCTGTGGATCGAGAGCCTGGGGAGCTTTATAGCGATGGGTCTGATGAGGCAGTTGATTCAGGAGCTCAAGCTAGTAGAGAAACTGATTCTAAAACTATGGAGACTTCTAGCCATTTATCTACTCTCCAGACCAGGAAGCGGAAGTTCTCGCCTATTATTTGGGATAGAGATGATAGGGAGACAAGTAGAGCTATCAAAAGTAGGAGTACTTTGGATACTGATCCTATCAATGAATCGCCAGAATTGGTTAAGTCTAATCACGACTCGCCTCAGCTTAAACCTAGTGCAAATGAGAAGGCTTCAGCCACAGATGATGATGAGATTAATGATGGTGGGGTTAATTTAGAAGAATCACCTTCTATTGTTGACTTGAGATCTGGAACAGCTGAAGTCCCTTCGGAAACATATTCACAGCAATCTGAAGGAGATCAGCGGGTTAATAGCGTGGAAACGGGGACAGTTGATGAAGATGATTATCCACCCACACGAACCATAGTATCTTCTCGTTGGGCTAGTGATGCTGAGTCTCCAGCTGATGAAGGTGAGATTTCTGACTATGAAAAGATGCCTAAACTGAGGAGCAAGTCCAGTTCAGAGTTAGGTGATACAAGGGAACATAGTAAATCAATAAGTCCAGAAATCAGGCAGGTCAGAAGAGAAGGTTCTGAAACGACTAGAGGGAGGTCCTCAGGGTCGGTGGAACACATTAGGTCTTCCAGTAGAGATAGTTACCAAGAAAACGATGACATCAATGACTACATGGAGACTGATGATAATCACAATCATGATGGTGCTAGCATCAATGAGTCTGAAACTGAGTCTGAGGACTATCCTGATTCTCCTATTACACCGGATCCAGCACAACCCCCGCAAAGGAGTGTGAATATGCTTCAAGGATGCAGAAGTGTTGATGAGTTTGAGAGACTCAACAAGATAGACGAAGGTACTTATGGGGTCGTGTTTAGGGCCAGGGATAAGAAGACTGGAGAAATTGTTGCTTTGAAGAAGGTGAAGatggagaaagagagagaagggttTCCCTTAACGTCACTCCGGGAAATAAACATTCTTCTATCTTTTGATTACCCCTCGATTGTGGATGTGAAAGAAGTGGTTGTGGGCAGCAACCTTGACAGCATATTTATGGTAATGGAGTACATGGAACATGATCTTAAGGCATTGATGGAGACTATGAAGCAACCTTTTAGTCAAAGTGAAGTTAAATGTCTGATGATTCAGCTTTTAGAAGGTGTCAAGTATCTCCACGATAACTGGGTGCTTCACCGGGATCTAAAGACATCCAATTTGCTCTTAAACAATCGTGGTGAGTTGAAGATTTGTGACTTTGGTCTAGCTCGTCAGTATGGCAGTCCATTGAAACCATATACCCATTTGGTAGTCACCCTTTGGTACAG GGCGCCAGAACTTCTTTTGGGAGCCAAACTATATTCCACGGCAATAGATATGTGGTCTCTGGGGTGTATTATGGCTGAGCTATTATCAAAGGAACCACTATTCAATGGGAAGACAGAGGTTGAGCAACTGGACAAG ATATTCAGGATCCTTGGCACTCCAAATGAGACAATCTGGCCTGGGTTTTCAAAACTTCCGGGAGTCAAGGTGAACTTCGTCAAGCATCA GCTTCCAGCTTTGGGTGATTCTG GTATAACCTATTAA
- the LOC125206002 gene encoding cyclin-dependent kinase G-2-like isoform X1, with product MAAGKRGGYRENEYRGRESEVEMSKMENGYRRGDFERVRNGARDYERGQLRARGRAGWEARGKLRQKDAKEMNGGCHSTSSRSDSGNSGGEPRKCEAAVLAVDREPGELYSDGSDEAVDSGAQASRETDSKTMETSSHLSTLQTRKRKFSPIIWDRDDRETSRAIKSRSTLDTDPINESPELVKSNHDSPQLKPSANEKASATDDDEINDGGVNLEESPSIVDLRSGTAEVPSETYSQQSEGDQRVNSVETGTVDEDDYPPTRTIVSSRWASDAESPADEGEISDYEKMPKLRSKSSSELGDTREHSKSISPEIRQVRREGSETTRGRSSGSVEHIRSSSRDSYQENDDINDYMETDDNHNHDGASINESETESEDYPDSPITPDPAQPPQRSVNMLQGCRSVDEFERLNKIDEGTYGVVFRARDKKTGEIVALKKVKMEKEREGFPLTSLREINILLSFDYPSIVDVKEVVVGSNLDSIFMVMEYMEHDLKALMETMKQPFSQSEVKCLMIQLLEGVKYLHDNWVLHRDLKTSNLLLNNRGELKICDFGLARQYGSPLKPYTHLVVTLWYRAPELLLGAKLYSTAIDMWSLGCIMAELLSKEPLFNGKTEVEQLDKIFRILGTPNETIWPGFSKLPGVKVNFVKHQYNLLRRKFPATSFTGSPVLSDAGFDLLNRLLTYDPDKRISAEEALNHEWFREVPLPKSKEFMPTFPAHHAQDRRMRRVMKSPDPLEEQRRKELQQGELGTAGLFGQ from the exons atgGCTGCTGGAAAACGTGGTGGTTacagagaaaatgaatataggGGCCGCGAGAGTGAAGTTGAGATGTCGAAGATGGAAAATGGGTATAGAAGAGGGGATTTTGAACGGGTTAGGAATGGAGCTCGGGACTATGAAAGAGGTCAGCTACGGGCTCGGGGTCGAGCTGGCTGGGAAGCCAGGGGCAAGCTCAGACAAAAGGATGCCAAAGAAATGAATGGTGGATGCCACTCCACTTCCAGTCGAAGTGATTCTGGAAATAGTGGTGGTGAACCAAGGAAATGTGAGGCTGCAGTATTAGCTGTGGATCGAGAGCCTGGGGAGCTTTATAGCGATGGGTCTGATGAGGCAGTTGATTCAGGAGCTCAAGCTAGTAGAGAAACTGATTCTAAAACTATGGAGACTTCTAGCCATTTATCTACTCTCCAGACCAGGAAGCGGAAGTTCTCGCCTATTATTTGGGATAGAGATGATAGGGAGACAAGTAGAGCTATCAAAAGTAGGAGTACTTTGGATACTGATCCTATCAATGAATCGCCAGAATTGGTTAAGTCTAATCACGACTCGCCTCAGCTTAAACCTAGTGCAAATGAGAAGGCTTCAGCCACAGATGATGATGAGATTAATGATGGTGGGGTTAATTTAGAAGAATCACCTTCTATTGTTGACTTGAGATCTGGAACAGCTGAAGTCCCTTCGGAAACATATTCACAGCAATCTGAAGGAGATCAGCGGGTTAATAGCGTGGAAACGGGGACAGTTGATGAAGATGATTATCCACCCACACGAACCATAGTATCTTCTCGTTGGGCTAGTGATGCTGAGTCTCCAGCTGATGAAGGTGAGATTTCTGACTATGAAAAGATGCCTAAACTGAGGAGCAAGTCCAGTTCAGAGTTAGGTGATACAAGGGAACATAGTAAATCAATAAGTCCAGAAATCAGGCAGGTCAGAAGAGAAGGTTCTGAAACGACTAGAGGGAGGTCCTCAGGGTCGGTGGAACACATTAGGTCTTCCAGTAGAGATAGTTACCAAGAAAACGATGACATCAATGACTACATGGAGACTGATGATAATCACAATCATGATGGTGCTAGCATCAATGAGTCTGAAACTGAGTCTGAGGACTATCCTGATTCTCCTATTACACCGGATCCAGCACAACCCCCGCAAAGGAGTGTGAATATGCTTCAAGGATGCAGAAGTGTTGATGAGTTTGAGAGACTCAACAAGATAGACGAAGGTACTTATGGGGTCGTGTTTAGGGCCAGGGATAAGAAGACTGGAGAAATTGTTGCTTTGAAGAAGGTGAAGatggagaaagagagagaagggttTCCCTTAACGTCACTCCGGGAAATAAACATTCTTCTATCTTTTGATTACCCCTCGATTGTGGATGTGAAAGAAGTGGTTGTGGGCAGCAACCTTGACAGCATATTTATGGTAATGGAGTACATGGAACATGATCTTAAGGCATTGATGGAGACTATGAAGCAACCTTTTAGTCAAAGTGAAGTTAAATGTCTGATGATTCAGCTTTTAGAAGGTGTCAAGTATCTCCACGATAACTGGGTGCTTCACCGGGATCTAAAGACATCCAATTTGCTCTTAAACAATCGTGGTGAGTTGAAGATTTGTGACTTTGGTCTAGCTCGTCAGTATGGCAGTCCATTGAAACCATATACCCATTTGGTAGTCACCCTTTGGTACAG GGCGCCAGAACTTCTTTTGGGAGCCAAACTATATTCCACGGCAATAGATATGTGGTCTCTGGGGTGTATTATGGCTGAGCTATTATCAAAGGAACCACTATTCAATGGGAAGACAGAGGTTGAGCAACTGGACAAG ATATTCAGGATCCTTGGCACTCCAAATGAGACAATCTGGCCTGGGTTTTCAAAACTTCCGGGAGTCAAGGTGAACTTCGTCAAGCATCA GTATAACCTATTAAGGAGGAAGTTCCCAGCAACTTCTTTCACCGGGTCACCTGTTCTCTCTGATGCTGGATTCGACCTCTTGAACAGGCTTCTGACATACGATCCTGATAAG CGTATCAGTGCTGAAGAAGCTCTCAATCATGAATGGTTCCGCGAAGTTCCTCTTCCAAAGTCAAAGGAGTTTATGCCTACTTTTCCTGCTCACCATGCACAAGACAG GCGTATGCGAAGAGTAATGAAGAGCCCCGACCCATTGGAAGAGCAACGGAGAAAAGAGTTGCAACAAGGAGAACTGGGCACTGCTGGTCTCTTTGGTCAATAG
- the LOC125206002 gene encoding cyclin-dependent kinase G-2-like isoform X3: MSKMENGYRRGDFERVRNGARDYERGQLRARGRAGWEARGKLRQKDAKEMNGGCHSTSSRSDSGNSGGEPRKCEAAVLAVDREPGELYSDGSDEAVDSGAQASRETDSKTMETSSHLSTLQTRKRKFSPIIWDRDDRETSRAIKSRSTLDTDPINESPELVKSNHDSPQLKPSANEKASATDDDEINDGGVNLEESPSIVDLRSGTAEVPSETYSQQSEGDQRVNSVETGTVDEDDYPPTRTIVSSRWASDAESPADEGEISDYEKMPKLRSKSSSELGDTREHSKSISPEIRQVRREGSETTRGRSSGSVEHIRSSSRDSYQENDDINDYMETDDNHNHDGASINESETESEDYPDSPITPDPAQPPQRSVNMLQGCRSVDEFERLNKIDEGTYGVVFRARDKKTGEIVALKKVKMEKEREGFPLTSLREINILLSFDYPSIVDVKEVVVGSNLDSIFMVMEYMEHDLKALMETMKQPFSQSEVKCLMIQLLEGVKYLHDNWVLHRDLKTSNLLLNNRGELKICDFGLARQYGSPLKPYTHLVVTLWYRAPELLLGAKLYSTAIDMWSLGCIMAELLSKEPLFNGKTEVEQLDKIFRILGTPNETIWPGFSKLPGVKVNFVKHQYNLLRRKFPATSFTGSPVLSDAGFDLLNRLLTYDPDKRISAEEALNHEWFREVPLPKSKEFMPTFPAHHAQDRRMRRVMKSPDPLEEQRRKELQQGELGTAGLFGQ; encoded by the exons ATGTCGAAGATGGAAAATGGGTATAGAAGAGGGGATTTTGAACGGGTTAGGAATGGAGCTCGGGACTATGAAAGAGGTCAGCTACGGGCTCGGGGTCGAGCTGGCTGGGAAGCCAGGGGCAAGCTCAGACAAAAGGATGCCAAAGAAATGAATGGTGGATGCCACTCCACTTCCAGTCGAAGTGATTCTGGAAATAGTGGTGGTGAACCAAGGAAATGTGAGGCTGCAGTATTAGCTGTGGATCGAGAGCCTGGGGAGCTTTATAGCGATGGGTCTGATGAGGCAGTTGATTCAGGAGCTCAAGCTAGTAGAGAAACTGATTCTAAAACTATGGAGACTTCTAGCCATTTATCTACTCTCCAGACCAGGAAGCGGAAGTTCTCGCCTATTATTTGGGATAGAGATGATAGGGAGACAAGTAGAGCTATCAAAAGTAGGAGTACTTTGGATACTGATCCTATCAATGAATCGCCAGAATTGGTTAAGTCTAATCACGACTCGCCTCAGCTTAAACCTAGTGCAAATGAGAAGGCTTCAGCCACAGATGATGATGAGATTAATGATGGTGGGGTTAATTTAGAAGAATCACCTTCTATTGTTGACTTGAGATCTGGAACAGCTGAAGTCCCTTCGGAAACATATTCACAGCAATCTGAAGGAGATCAGCGGGTTAATAGCGTGGAAACGGGGACAGTTGATGAAGATGATTATCCACCCACACGAACCATAGTATCTTCTCGTTGGGCTAGTGATGCTGAGTCTCCAGCTGATGAAGGTGAGATTTCTGACTATGAAAAGATGCCTAAACTGAGGAGCAAGTCCAGTTCAGAGTTAGGTGATACAAGGGAACATAGTAAATCAATAAGTCCAGAAATCAGGCAGGTCAGAAGAGAAGGTTCTGAAACGACTAGAGGGAGGTCCTCAGGGTCGGTGGAACACATTAGGTCTTCCAGTAGAGATAGTTACCAAGAAAACGATGACATCAATGACTACATGGAGACTGATGATAATCACAATCATGATGGTGCTAGCATCAATGAGTCTGAAACTGAGTCTGAGGACTATCCTGATTCTCCTATTACACCGGATCCAGCACAACCCCCGCAAAGGAGTGTGAATATGCTTCAAGGATGCAGAAGTGTTGATGAGTTTGAGAGACTCAACAAGATAGACGAAGGTACTTATGGGGTCGTGTTTAGGGCCAGGGATAAGAAGACTGGAGAAATTGTTGCTTTGAAGAAGGTGAAGatggagaaagagagagaagggttTCCCTTAACGTCACTCCGGGAAATAAACATTCTTCTATCTTTTGATTACCCCTCGATTGTGGATGTGAAAGAAGTGGTTGTGGGCAGCAACCTTGACAGCATATTTATGGTAATGGAGTACATGGAACATGATCTTAAGGCATTGATGGAGACTATGAAGCAACCTTTTAGTCAAAGTGAAGTTAAATGTCTGATGATTCAGCTTTTAGAAGGTGTCAAGTATCTCCACGATAACTGGGTGCTTCACCGGGATCTAAAGACATCCAATTTGCTCTTAAACAATCGTGGTGAGTTGAAGATTTGTGACTTTGGTCTAGCTCGTCAGTATGGCAGTCCATTGAAACCATATACCCATTTGGTAGTCACCCTTTGGTACAG GGCGCCAGAACTTCTTTTGGGAGCCAAACTATATTCCACGGCAATAGATATGTGGTCTCTGGGGTGTATTATGGCTGAGCTATTATCAAAGGAACCACTATTCAATGGGAAGACAGAGGTTGAGCAACTGGACAAG ATATTCAGGATCCTTGGCACTCCAAATGAGACAATCTGGCCTGGGTTTTCAAAACTTCCGGGAGTCAAGGTGAACTTCGTCAAGCATCA GTATAACCTATTAAGGAGGAAGTTCCCAGCAACTTCTTTCACCGGGTCACCTGTTCTCTCTGATGCTGGATTCGACCTCTTGAACAGGCTTCTGACATACGATCCTGATAAG CGTATCAGTGCTGAAGAAGCTCTCAATCATGAATGGTTCCGCGAAGTTCCTCTTCCAAAGTCAAAGGAGTTTATGCCTACTTTTCCTGCTCACCATGCACAAGACAG GCGTATGCGAAGAGTAATGAAGAGCCCCGACCCATTGGAAGAGCAACGGAGAAAAGAGTTGCAACAAGGAGAACTGGGCACTGCTGGTCTCTTTGGTCAATAG
- the LOC125206004 gene encoding calcium-binding protein CML38-like — MKTCTTYCKRVFNSFDEDKDGKITPLQLQSCLAMMGGGLSAEEAEMVAQPLLSAGLVGLAEFASLVEADDEEEKREDLRKAFEMYKNEGEECITPRSLKNMLGRLGDWSVDECVVMINKFDVNGDGVLCFQEFQLMMMIN, encoded by the coding sequence ATGAAAACATGCACAACATATTGCAAGAGAGTTTTCAACTCATTCGACGAGGACAAGGATGGCAAGATAACTCCCTTGCAGCTGCAGAGCTGCCTAGCGATGATGGGCGGCGGGCTGTCGGCCGAGGAAGCAGAGATGGTAGCTCAGCCTCTCCTCTCGGCCGGGCTGGTAGGGCTGGCCGAGTTTGCCAGCTTAGTGGAGGCCGACGACGAAGAGGAGAAGAGGGAAGACTTGAGAAAGGCGTTTGAGATGTATAAGAATGAAGGGGAAGAATGCATCACCCCAAGAAgcttgaaaaatatgttgggGAGATTGGGAGATTGGAGTGTAGATGAGTGTGTTGTGATGATCAACAAATTTGATGTTAATGGAGATGGGGTGCTTTGTTTCCAAGAATTTcaattgatgatgatgatcaaCTAg